A window from Bacteroidota bacterium encodes these proteins:
- the guaB gene encoding IMP dehydrogenase, whose translation MATRNISTQDNNSTKFFGDGLTFDDVLLMPGYSQVLPRDVEIKTRLTKDITLNVPLLSAAMDTVTEATLAIALAREGGIGMLHKNMSIEEQAAQVRKVKRSESGLIIDPVTLKANATIGDALRLMRENKIGGIPIIDNSGKLVGILTNRDLRFENDMKRKVSEAMTKENLYTAPEGTDLKKAEELFKKTKVEKLPIVDKQGRLKGLFTYSDILKLKSHPNAVKDSFGRLLVGAGVGITKDMMDRVAALQAVGVDVIGLDSAHGHSKGVITALKEVKKNFKNINVIAGNVGTSAGAKALAEAGADAIKVGIGPGSICTTRIVAGAGVPQLTAVMEAYSVLKQKNIPLIADGGIRYTGDMVKALAAGADTVMMGSIFAGTEESPGETIIYEGRKFKEYRGMGSLGAMATGSSDRYFQDVEDEVKKFVPEGIEGRVAYKGTLKEIVYQFTGGLRAGMGYCGAKNLAELKAATFVKITNAGMRESHAHDIEITKESPNYSRS comes from the coding sequence ATGGCAACAAGAAATATCTCCACTCAAGACAACAATTCCACAAAATTTTTCGGTGATGGGCTCACATTTGATGATGTGCTGTTAATGCCCGGCTACAGCCAGGTATTACCACGGGATGTTGAGATCAAAACCCGTCTTACCAAAGACATTACATTAAATGTTCCCTTGCTTTCTGCAGCAATGGATACCGTGACAGAAGCCACTTTAGCAATTGCATTGGCAAGAGAAGGCGGCATTGGTATGCTGCATAAGAACATGAGCATTGAAGAACAGGCGGCGCAGGTACGTAAAGTAAAAAGAAGTGAAAGCGGATTGATCATCGATCCCGTTACACTAAAAGCAAATGCGACAATCGGCGATGCGCTGCGACTGATGCGTGAAAATAAGATCGGCGGTATTCCGATCATTGATAATTCAGGAAAACTTGTCGGCATTCTTACTAACCGTGATCTGCGGTTTGAAAATGATATGAAAAGAAAAGTGAGTGAAGCAATGACAAAAGAAAATTTGTACACAGCCCCTGAAGGAACTGATCTGAAAAAAGCTGAAGAGTTATTTAAGAAAACCAAAGTTGAAAAATTACCTATAGTTGATAAACAAGGAAGGCTGAAAGGATTATTTACTTACAGTGATATTTTAAAATTGAAAAGTCATCCGAATGCAGTGAAAGATAGCTTCGGAAGACTGCTGGTTGGTGCCGGTGTCGGTATTACAAAAGATATGATGGATCGTGTAGCTGCATTGCAGGCAGTAGGTGTTGATGTGATCGGCCTTGATAGTGCACACGGACATAGCAAAGGAGTAATTACTGCACTTAAAGAAGTAAAAAAGAATTTCAAAAATATAAATGTCATTGCAGGTAACGTAGGAACTTCTGCAGGCGCAAAAGCATTGGCGGAAGCTGGTGCTGATGCAATTAAAGTGGGTATCGGTCCCGGTTCTATTTGTACTACACGTATTGTCGCCGGCGCAGGTGTGCCTCAACTGACTGCTGTAATGGAAGCATATTCTGTTCTCAAACAAAAAAACATTCCACTGATCGCTGATGGCGGTATCCGCTACACAGGTGATATGGTAAAAGCATTGGCAGCTGGTGCTGATACGGTAATGATGGGAAGCATTTTTGCAGGCACAGAAGAGAGTCCCGGCGAAACGATCATCTATGAAGGAAGAAAATTCAAGGAGTATCGTGGTATGGGTTCACTTGGTGCTATGGCCACCGGTAGCAGCGATCGTTATTTCCAGGATGTGGAAGATGAGGTAAAGAAATTTGTACCGGAAGGCATCGAAGGCCGTGTTGCATATAAAGGCACATTAAAAGAGATCGTTTATCAATTCACAGGTGGCCTGCGTGCAGGTATGGGTTATTGTGGCGCTAAGAATTTGGCCGAACTCAAAGCAGCTACTTTTGTAAAAATTACCAATGCAGGTATGCGTGAAAGCCATGCACATGATATTGAGATAACGAAGGAATCACCGAACTATAGCAGAAGCTGA
- a CDS encoding T9SS type B sorting domain-containing protein translates to MKRLLLVITIFLSFGIPSQANHITGGEMYYTFVSQAGNQFTYLVTLKLFRDCNSTGAQLDPTASIAIFDNSTGARVWNNTSIPRSQIVTLSLGSPDPCINNPPSVCYQVGYYTFSVTLTGNATGYTIAYQRCCRIAGINNVGGSSTVGSTYTAMIPGTNTSANAPMNNSARFIGQDTVIVCANNPFQYSFRAVDEDGDSLVYGFCNAFEGGSTGTPAPSPPAGPPYSSVPYATPFSPFAPMGNGVTLNTSNGLIGGIAPAAGIYVVTVCVTEYRNNAPIATQRKDLQIKVGDCSIAAATLDPVYTICNRSNLFDANFHNLSTSPLINSYFWDFGVASQTNDTSNVASPSFTFPDTGIYIIKLVTNRNQPCSDSTTAIVKVYPGFFPAFDFNGICVNKPIGFTDRTATNYGFVDSWRWDFGDVSTTADTSRLRNPTWTYPVSGPKNVILTVTSNKGCRDTAMRVVTILDKPPITLAFRDTLICVPDAVQLQAGGLGNFSWAPNTNIINANTATPTVSPPTTTVYNVTLNDNGCINTDSVRVRVVTFVTLNAINDTTICQGDAIQLNAISNGLAFQWTPTIPLNNPSIINPIAITNNTTQYRITATIGSCRAVDDVVVKTIAYPVANAGPDQQICHLTSTQLSGNINGSSFNWSPGATLSSTSILNPIAFPKRTTTYVLSAYDTLGCPKPGKDSVIVNVLPKMSPFAGRDTMVVIGENLQFNGSGGVSYQWTPSTGLSSTTIPNPIGNYSGEFDSIRYKLYVRNEANCLDSATVLVKIFKTDAYVFIPSAFTPNGDGLNDKLAPIAVGIRRIEYFRIFNRWGQMVFSTTINGEGWDGRISGTPQATNTFVWICSAIDYTGRRIFLKGKSTLIR, encoded by the coding sequence ATGAAACGACTTTTACTCGTAATAACGATCTTTTTATCCTTTGGAATTCCGTCGCAGGCTAATCACATTACCGGCGGTGAAATGTACTATACTTTCGTGAGCCAGGCTGGTAACCAGTTTACATACCTTGTTACACTGAAATTATTCCGTGACTGTAATTCAACTGGAGCACAGTTAGACCCCACAGCTTCAATAGCCATATTTGACAATAGCACCGGGGCAAGAGTCTGGAATAACACTTCAATTCCAAGATCTCAGATTGTTACATTAAGTCTTGGTTCGCCGGATCCCTGCATCAATAATCCACCATCTGTTTGTTACCAGGTAGGTTATTATACATTTTCAGTTACCCTAACGGGAAATGCAACAGGCTATACGATTGCCTATCAACGTTGCTGCCGGATAGCAGGAATCAATAATGTCGGAGGTTCAAGTACAGTAGGTTCCACTTACACAGCAATGATACCGGGTACTAATACAAGTGCTAATGCCCCAATGAATAATAGTGCAAGATTTATTGGCCAGGATACGGTTATCGTTTGTGCTAACAATCCTTTTCAATATAGTTTCAGAGCAGTTGATGAAGATGGCGATTCGCTGGTCTATGGTTTTTGTAATGCGTTTGAAGGTGGATCCACAGGTACTCCTGCACCGAGTCCACCAGCAGGCCCACCTTATTCCTCAGTGCCTTATGCAACCCCTTTCAGTCCTTTTGCACCAATGGGCAATGGAGTTACTTTAAACACTTCAAATGGTCTTATCGGCGGTATTGCACCGGCAGCAGGCATTTATGTAGTTACAGTTTGTGTAACGGAATACCGCAATAATGCACCGATTGCTACTCAACGAAAAGATCTGCAAATAAAAGTTGGAGATTGTTCTATTGCTGCTGCTACGCTGGACCCAGTTTATACAATATGCAACCGCAGTAACCTCTTCGATGCAAATTTCCATAACCTCAGCACCAGCCCACTTATTAATAGTTATTTCTGGGATTTTGGAGTTGCGTCACAAACAAATGATACCTCTAATGTTGCCTCGCCTAGTTTTACTTTTCCTGATACAGGCATCTACATAATTAAACTAGTAACTAACCGTAACCAGCCTTGTTCAGACTCAACAACAGCTATTGTAAAAGTTTATCCCGGCTTCTTCCCCGCATTCGATTTCAACGGCATTTGTGTTAACAAGCCCATTGGTTTTACCGACAGAACAGCCACTAACTATGGTTTTGTTGATTCATGGAGATGGGATTTTGGTGATGTAAGTACTACAGCCGACACATCAAGACTTAGAAATCCTACATGGACATATCCCGTATCAGGACCAAAAAATGTGATACTTACAGTAACCAGCAATAAAGGTTGCCGGGATACGGCAATGAGGGTTGTAACCATATTGGATAAGCCACCGATAACACTTGCCTTCCGTGATACATTGATATGCGTACCGGATGCAGTGCAGTTGCAGGCAGGCGGTTTGGGCAATTTCAGTTGGGCTCCGAATACCAATATCATTAATGCAAACACCGCCACCCCAACAGTGAGCCCGCCAACAACAACTGTATATAACGTAACACTGAATGATAATGGTTGTATCAATACTGATTCTGTAAGGGTAAGGGTTGTAACGTTTGTTACACTAAACGCCATTAATGACACTACTATTTGCCAGGGCGATGCGATACAATTAAATGCTATTTCCAATGGTCTTGCATTTCAGTGGACCCCGACTATACCTTTGAATAATCCGAGCATTATTAACCCGATAGCTATAACTAATAATACTACTCAATACCGGATCACGGCAACCATAGGAAGTTGCCGTGCCGTGGATGATGTGGTTGTAAAGACCATTGCCTATCCAGTTGCTAATGCCGGACCTGACCAACAGATATGCCATCTTACTTCGACACAATTAAGTGGAAATATAAATGGATCATCATTTAACTGGAGTCCGGGTGCCACATTAAGCAGCACTTCTATCCTTAACCCGATAGCTTTCCCTAAAAGAACTACCACATATGTGCTATCTGCCTACGATACATTGGGCTGTCCCAAACCCGGAAAGGATTCTGTAATTGTAAATGTATTGCCAAAAATGAGTCCATTTGCTGGTAGAGATACAATGGTAGTGATCGGTGAAAACTTACAATTCAATGGCAGTGGTGGAGTAAGTTATCAATGGACACCGTCAACAGGTTTATCTTCTACAACTATTCCAAATCCCATTGGAAATTATTCCGGGGAATTTGACAGCATCCGTTATAAATTATATGTAAGAAATGAGGCGAATTGCCTGGACTCAGCAACCGTACTGGTGAAGATTTTTAAAACTGATGCGTATGTTTTTATTCCATCTGCTTTTACACCCAACGGAGATGGGCTGAATGATAAACTGGCACCAATAGCTGTCGGTATCCGCCGTATCGAATACTTCCGCATCTTCAATCGCTGGGGCCAAATGGTTTTCAGCACTACGATCAATGGCGAAGGCTGGGATGGAAGAATATCGGGGACGCCGCAAGCCACAAATACATTTGTCTGGATCTGCTCTGCAATTGATTATACAGGCAGAAGAATTTTCCTCAAAGGAAAAAGTACATTGATACGATAA
- the lnt gene encoding apolipoprotein N-acyltransferase, producing MKRFSNLFIAITGGLLLWASWPVSPLTFLIFVAWLPMLWLADNVKSRKKFFGLTYIAMFVWNVATTWWIWNASIPGSLAAFFANSFIMCLPWLGYHVIKRKWNDSLSYLALIAFWMCFEFIHLNDWGLSWPWLTLGNAFATKPEWVQWYEYIGVSGGTLWILLSNILIYALIKEYRENLRSKKYFKLMISWLAALALPNILFMLFSKNEKVISLSDSNIVVVQPNIDPYEKVSTGSFDEQIQKLINTSEKAIDDKTALVVWPETALFMPNGIEENKMKTNYFLNPLWDFLRKHPNITLFSGIESYRTYEDKQTKSARSIQGTNYFYDAFNGSVLLDSSGPINYYHKSMLVPGVETLPWFLRFIDKWFEKFGGTTAGYAKQNERTPLIDSSHLYIIAPAICYESIYGEFMTRYIKKGANVICIITNDGWWKNTPGYKQHMNYARLRAIETRKSIARSANTGISCFIDENGNVYEQQPWNTTAAIKMNLPLNNYQTFYVRFGDWLYRLMAILSGLIIATRLFFKIRTLFRK from the coding sequence TTGAAGCGATTCTCCAATTTATTCATTGCAATCACCGGCGGTTTATTACTGTGGGCCTCATGGCCGGTTTCTCCCCTTACCTTTTTGATCTTCGTTGCATGGCTGCCGATGTTATGGTTGGCTGATAATGTAAAAAGCAGGAAAAAGTTTTTTGGACTTACTTATATAGCAATGTTCGTTTGGAATGTTGCTACCACCTGGTGGATTTGGAATGCAAGCATACCCGGAAGCCTGGCAGCTTTTTTTGCAAACAGTTTTATCATGTGCTTACCCTGGCTCGGTTATCATGTAATAAAAAGAAAATGGAATGATTCATTAAGCTATCTCGCATTGATTGCTTTCTGGATGTGTTTTGAATTTATTCATCTTAATGATTGGGGACTTAGTTGGCCCTGGCTTACACTCGGCAATGCATTTGCCACCAAACCCGAATGGGTACAATGGTATGAATATATCGGTGTAAGCGGCGGTACTTTATGGATCTTACTCAGCAATATTTTGATCTATGCTTTAATAAAAGAATACAGGGAAAACTTGCGGAGTAAAAAATATTTTAAATTAATGATCAGTTGGCTGGCGGCATTGGCATTGCCGAATATTCTTTTCATGTTATTTTCAAAAAACGAGAAAGTCATTTCATTATCCGACTCAAACATTGTGGTAGTTCAGCCGAATATTGATCCCTATGAAAAAGTTTCAACTGGCTCATTTGACGAGCAGATCCAAAAACTCATCAACACTTCAGAAAAAGCAATAGATGATAAAACAGCTTTAGTAGTTTGGCCGGAAACAGCTTTGTTTATGCCCAACGGAATTGAGGAAAATAAAATGAAGACCAATTATTTTCTTAACCCATTATGGGATTTTTTAAGAAAGCATCCGAACATCACTTTATTTTCAGGGATTGAAAGCTATCGTACTTACGAAGACAAACAAACAAAGTCAGCAAGGTCTATCCAGGGTACAAATTATTTTTACGATGCATTTAATGGCTCTGTTTTACTGGATAGTAGCGGGCCCATCAATTATTATCACAAATCCATGCTGGTGCCGGGAGTTGAAACACTTCCCTGGTTTTTAAGATTTATAGATAAATGGTTTGAAAAATTTGGCGGCACTACAGCTGGATATGCAAAGCAAAATGAAAGAACGCCATTAATAGATAGCAGTCATTTATATATAATTGCACCTGCTATTTGCTATGAAAGCATTTATGGCGAATTCATGACCCGGTATATTAAAAAAGGGGCAAATGTAATTTGTATCATCACCAATGATGGATGGTGGAAGAATACACCCGGCTATAAACAACATATGAATTATGCAAGGCTTCGTGCCATTGAAACAAGAAAGAGTATTGCCAGAAGTGCCAATACAGGTATTAGTTGTTTTATCGATGAAAATGGAAATGTATATGAACAACAACCATGGAATACAACTGCCGCCATCAAAATGAATCTCCCGTTAAATAATTATCAAACATTCTATGTAAGGTTTGGAGATTGGCTATATAGGTTAATGGCGATATTAAGTGGTTTGATTATCGCAACAAGACTGTTTTTTAAAATCAGAACCCTTTTCAGGAAATAA
- a CDS encoding alpha/beta hydrolase yields the protein MAKKEFTYQDKKIIYHTYGSGKPAMFIHGFGETHEVWKNQIEFLQRKFYLIIPELPGSGSDIIDDMSMEGMAEVMKEILAQEKIDRSIIIGHSMGGYILLALAEKHPELISALGLLHSSAYADSEEKKATRQKGIDFINTHGAFEFIKTSTPNLFSQPSKDKNPEFINEYIRSLNNFSPEALVKYYRAMMQRPDRTEVITKTKAAVLMVMGKYDVAVPLKDGLEQCHLPEKVYIHILRQSGHLGMLEEPTATNCILEKFLIEN from the coding sequence GTGGCAAAAAAAGAATTTACATACCAGGACAAAAAAATCATTTATCACACATATGGTAGTGGCAAACCTGCTATGTTTATTCATGGTTTTGGAGAAACACATGAAGTCTGGAAAAATCAAATTGAATTTTTACAACGTAAATTTTACCTGATCATTCCTGAATTACCCGGTAGTGGCTCTGATATAATTGATGACATGAGTATGGAAGGAATGGCTGAAGTGATGAAAGAAATACTGGCACAGGAAAAAATTGATAGAAGCATCATTATTGGCCATAGCATGGGCGGTTATATTCTATTGGCATTAGCAGAAAAACATCCCGAACTGATCAGCGCATTGGGACTTCTTCATTCTTCTGCCTATGCCGACAGTGAAGAAAAAAAAGCAACCCGGCAAAAAGGAATTGATTTCATAAATACACATGGAGCTTTTGAATTTATTAAAACCAGTACCCCTAATCTTTTTTCGCAGCCATCTAAGGATAAAAACCCTGAATTTATCAATGAATATATCCGCAGCCTGAACAACTTTTCTCCCGAAGCACTCGTTAAATATTACCGGGCTATGATGCAACGTCCGGACAGAACAGAGGTCATAACAAAAACAAAAGCAGCAGTGTTGATGGTAATGGGAAAATACGATGTGGCGGTACCGTTAAAGGATGGCTTGGAGCAATGCCATCTGCCTGAAAAAGTGTACATTCACATCCTCAGGCAATCAGGCCATTTAGGCATGCTTGAAGAACCTACCGCCACCAACTGCATACTCGAGAAGTTTTTGATTGAAAACTAA
- the dprA gene encoding DNA-protecting protein DprA, with protein MSSDLLYQLALTDIPNIGCVHAKILTAEFGSAEAIFKAKQSRLEKIEGIGAVRAKSIKGFHDFSKAEEEIKFIEKYKITPLFLTDKNYPQRLLNCYDSPTLLFYKGDADLNTAKIIAIIGTRTHTDYAKQQTDKLIKELKEQNVLVVSGMAYGVDAIAHKAAIKNELPTVGVLAHGLDQIYPSEHSNLAKDMLKKNGGLLTEFNSNTKPDKHNFPTRNRIVAGISDATIVIETGIRGGSMITAELANGYNKDVFAFPGKVTDNKSAGCNYLIKTNKAMLLTDAQELIEIMGWEEKSKSEKEKRRQRELFIELTTDEKIVVDILKEIESLHIDELNLRSGLSSSAMAAATLNLELQGVLLSLPGKVYKLS; from the coding sequence TTGTCTTCTGACCTTTTATATCAATTGGCACTAACCGACATCCCCAACATCGGTTGTGTGCATGCAAAAATTTTGACTGCAGAGTTCGGCAGTGCTGAAGCAATCTTTAAAGCCAAACAATCACGATTAGAAAAAATTGAAGGCATCGGTGCAGTAAGAGCAAAATCGATCAAAGGCTTTCATGATTTTTCAAAAGCTGAAGAAGAAATAAAATTCATTGAGAAGTATAAGATCACTCCTTTATTTCTTACTGATAAAAATTATCCGCAGCGATTATTGAATTGCTATGACTCCCCTACTCTTTTATTTTATAAAGGTGACGCAGATCTAAATACTGCAAAGATCATAGCGATCATCGGCACAAGAACTCATACCGACTATGCAAAGCAGCAAACTGATAAATTGATCAAAGAGTTAAAAGAACAAAATGTTTTAGTGGTTAGCGGTATGGCTTATGGTGTAGATGCAATTGCACATAAAGCTGCAATAAAAAATGAATTACCAACAGTTGGTGTGTTGGCACATGGTCTCGACCAGATCTATCCATCCGAACATTCCAATCTTGCAAAAGATATGCTGAAGAAAAACGGTGGCCTGTTAACTGAATTCAACAGCAACACAAAACCTGATAAACATAATTTTCCTACCAGGAACAGGATCGTTGCAGGTATAAGTGATGCAACAATTGTAATTGAAACAGGAATACGTGGCGGAAGTATGATAACTGCCGAACTCGCCAACGGATATAATAAGGATGTATTTGCATTCCCAGGAAAAGTAACAGACAATAAAAGTGCAGGCTGTAATTATTTGATCAAAACAAATAAAGCAATGCTACTTACCGATGCACAGGAACTGATCGAAATAATGGGATGGGAAGAAAAGAGCAAGAGTGAAAAAGAGAAAAGGAGACAAAGGGAATTGTTTATTGAACTTACTACTGATGAAAAAATAGTAGTAGATATATTAAAAGAAATCGAATCATTGCATATTGATGAACTCAATCTCCGCAGCGGATTAAGCAGTAGTGCAATGGCTGCCGCTACATTAAATCTCGAATTGCAGGGTGTACTTCTTTCGCTGCCAGGGAAAGTTTATAAACTTTCATAA